One stretch of Anaerobranca gottschalkii DSM 13577 DNA includes these proteins:
- a CDS encoding MetQ/NlpA family ABC transporter substrate-binding protein: protein MKKVLLSILVILILVSTGCSTSKEDQFKIGATQVPHSEILEFIKPILAEKGVNIKIIPYNDYVQPNLNLHDGDIDANYFQHLPYLTRFNQDNGTKLVPVVPVHLEPMAIYSKKITDLKEFQGGKVGVPNDVTNLGRALALLESAGIIKLADGVGVRGTVGDIVENPLNIEIVELDAALIANMLPDLEIGIINTNYALLANLNPVKDGLFIEEVIGNPYANILVVKEGMENDERVKIIAEVLNSQEVRDFILEKYKGSVLPAF, encoded by the coding sequence GTGAAAAAAGTTTTACTTTCAATTTTAGTTATATTAATCCTTGTATCTACTGGTTGTTCAACTTCTAAGGAAGACCAATTTAAAATTGGAGCTACTCAAGTTCCCCATTCTGAAATTCTCGAATTTATTAAACCTATCCTTGCTGAAAAAGGTGTTAATATAAAAATAATACCTTACAATGATTATGTACAACCCAACTTAAATCTTCACGATGGAGATATAGATGCTAATTATTTTCAACACTTACCTTATTTAACAAGATTTAACCAAGATAATGGTACAAAACTCGTCCCTGTCGTACCAGTACATTTAGAACCTATGGCAATATATTCAAAGAAAATTACAGATTTAAAGGAATTTCAAGGGGGAAAAGTAGGGGTCCCTAATGATGTGACAAACTTAGGAAGGGCTTTAGCCTTGCTTGAAAGTGCTGGAATTATTAAATTGGCAGATGGTGTTGGAGTAAGGGGTACAGTAGGAGATATAGTGGAAAATCCTTTGAATATTGAAATTGTAGAATTAGATGCTGCCCTTATAGCTAATATGCTCCCAGATTTAGAGATAGGTATAATCAATACCAATTATGCTTTATTAGCCAATTTAAATCCAGTTAAAGATGGATTGTTTATCGAAGAAGTTATCGGTAATCCTTATGCCAATATTTTAGTAGTTAAAGAGGGTATGGAAAATGATGAAAGGGTTAAGATCATCGCTGAAGTGTTAAACTCTCAAGAAGTTAGAGATTTTATTTTAGAAAAATATAAAGGTAGTGTTTTACCAGCTTTTTAA